A genomic window from Pantoea alhagi includes:
- the dppD gene encoding dipeptide ABC transporter ATP-binding protein has translation MALLNIEKLSVHFGEEKAPFRAVDRISYQVEQGQVVGIVGESGSGKSVSSLAIMGLIDYPGRVMADKLEFNQRDLKRISEKERRQLVGSEVAMIFQDPMTSLNPCYTVGYQIMEAIKVHQGGNRRTRRQRAIDLLNQVGIPDPESRLDVYPHQLSGGMSQRVMIAMAIACRPRLLIADEPTTALDVTIQAQIIELLLELQKQENMALILITHDLALVAEAAQHIIVMYAGQVVETGKASDIFKAPRHPYTQALLRALPEFAADKARLASLSGVVPGKYDRPSGCLLNPRCPYATDHCRVEEPELRDIPGRQSKCHYPLDDAGRPTYAS, from the coding sequence ATGGCGTTATTAAATATAGAAAAACTGTCGGTGCATTTCGGCGAAGAGAAAGCACCGTTCCGTGCGGTTGACCGCATTAGTTACCAGGTCGAACAGGGCCAGGTTGTGGGTATCGTAGGGGAATCCGGCTCCGGTAAATCGGTCAGCTCGCTGGCGATTATGGGGCTGATCGATTATCCCGGCCGCGTAATGGCGGATAAGCTGGAATTCAACCAGCGCGACCTGAAGCGCATCTCTGAAAAAGAGCGGCGTCAGCTGGTGGGGTCGGAAGTGGCGATGATTTTCCAGGATCCGATGACCAGCCTGAACCCGTGCTATACCGTCGGCTATCAGATTATGGAAGCGATAAAAGTTCACCAGGGCGGCAACCGTCGTACCCGGCGACAACGCGCTATCGATCTGTTGAATCAGGTCGGTATTCCCGATCCGGAATCGCGGCTGGACGTCTATCCGCACCAGCTTTCCGGTGGTATGAGCCAGCGCGTGATGATCGCTATGGCTATCGCCTGTCGGCCACGTCTGCTGATTGCCGATGAGCCGACGACCGCGCTTGACGTTACTATTCAGGCGCAAATTATTGAGCTGCTGCTGGAGCTGCAAAAGCAGGAGAACATGGCGCTGATCCTGATTACGCACGATCTGGCGCTGGTAGCGGAAGCCGCGCAGCACATTATTGTGATGTATGCCGGACAGGTAGTGGAAACGGGCAAGGCGAGCGATATTTTCAAAGCACCGCGCCATCCTTATACCCAGGCGCTGTTGCGCGCGCTGCCGGAATTTGCGGCCGATAAAGCACGTCTGGCTTCGTTGTCGGGCGTGGTGCCGGGCAAATACGATCGGCCCAGCGGCTGCCTGCTGAACCCGCGCTGCCCTTATGCCACCGACCATTGCCGTGTGGAAGAACCTGAACTGCGTGATATTCCGGGGCGTCAGTCCAAG
- the dppC gene encoding dipeptide ABC transporter permease DppC, with protein MSVINPGGVSAAPVPMTPLQEFWHYFKRNKGAVVGLVYIVIMVTLAIFADLLAPHGPAEQFRDALLHPPVWQEGGSWQYILGTDDVGRDVLSRLMYGARLSLLVGCLVVLLSLILGVILGLLAGYVGGAVDATIMRLVDIMLALPSLLLALVLVAIFGPSIVNASLALTFVALPHYIRLTRAAVLVEINRDYVTASRVAGAGAIRQMFINILPNCLAPLIVQASLGFSNAILDMAALGFLGMGAQPPTPEWGTMLSDVLQYAQSAWWVVTFPGLVILLTVLAFNLMGDGLRDALDPKLKQ; from the coding sequence ATGTCTGTTATTAATCCGGGCGGCGTCAGCGCTGCACCCGTGCCGATGACCCCTTTACAGGAGTTCTGGCACTATTTTAAACGTAATAAGGGCGCGGTTGTCGGTCTGGTCTATATCGTGATTATGGTGACGCTGGCGATTTTCGCCGATCTGCTGGCGCCGCACGGTCCGGCTGAGCAGTTCCGCGATGCGCTGTTGCATCCGCCGGTATGGCAGGAGGGCGGCAGCTGGCAATACATTCTCGGTACTGATGACGTGGGCCGCGATGTCCTGTCGCGCCTGATGTACGGCGCGCGGCTGTCGCTGCTGGTGGGCTGCCTGGTGGTGCTGCTGTCGCTGATCCTTGGGGTGATCCTCGGTCTGCTGGCGGGCTACGTTGGCGGAGCGGTGGATGCCACCATTATGCGTCTGGTCGATATTATGCTGGCGCTGCCAAGCCTGCTGTTGGCGCTGGTGTTGGTGGCGATTTTCGGCCCGTCGATTGTTAACGCTTCGCTGGCGCTGACCTTTGTTGCGCTGCCGCACTATATTCGTCTGACCCGCGCTGCGGTGCTGGTAGAAATCAACCGCGATTATGTGACCGCTTCCCGCGTAGCCGGGGCCGGTGCCATTCGCCAGATGTTCATTAACATTCTGCCTAACTGCCTGGCACCGCTGATTGTGCAGGCGTCGCTGGGCTTCTCCAATGCGATTCTGGATATGGCCGCGCTGGGCTTTCTCGGTATGGGTGCGCAGCCGCCGACGCCGGAGTGGGGCACCATGCTCTCCGACGTTCTGCAATATGCGCAGAGTGCCTGGTGGGTGGTCACCTTTCCTGGACTGGTGATCCTGCTGACGGTACTGGCATTTAACCTGATGGGCGATGGCTTGCGTGATGCGCTCGACCCGAAACTCAAGCAGTAA
- the dppA gene encoding dipeptide ABC transporter periplasmic-binding protein DppA, producing MSISLAKSGVLKVGLSLMAMTVAVSVQAKTLVYCSEGSPEGFNPQLFTSGTTYDASSRQVYNRLVEFTIGTTELHPALAEKWDISEDGKTYTFHLRKGVKWHTTKDFKPTRDFNADDVIFTFERQLDKNNKYHGVSGGNYEYFEGMDMPNLISKVEKVDDYTVRFTLTRQEAPFLADLGMDFASILSAEYADKMMQAGTPEKVDLNPVGTGPFQLLQYQKDSRILYKANAEYWGTKPKIDRLVFSITPDASVRYAKLQKGECHVMPYPNPADIARMKQDKNINLMEQPGLNVGYLSFNVEKKPLDNLKVRQALTMAVNKNAIIEAVYQGAGQPAKNLIPPTMWGYNDAVQDYSYDPVKAKALLKEAGMADGFAIDLWAMPVQRPYNPNARRMAEMIQSDWAKIGVKAKIVTYEWGEYLKRAKDGEHQTVMMGWTGDNGDPDNFFATLFSCAAAKDGSNYSRWCDKSFEDLIQPARATDDHEKRIQLYKQAQVVMHDQAPALIIAHSTVYEPVSKKVSNYVVDPLGGHYFVNVDIAE from the coding sequence ATGAGTATTTCCTTGGCTAAATCAGGGGTGCTAAAGGTCGGCCTGAGCCTGATGGCGATGACCGTTGCCGTTAGCGTTCAGGCAAAGACTCTGGTTTATTGTTCAGAAGGATCGCCAGAAGGTTTTAACCCGCAGCTGTTCACCTCCGGTACCACTTATGATGCCAGCTCCCGCCAGGTTTATAACCGTCTGGTGGAGTTCACTATCGGTACTACCGAGCTGCATCCGGCGCTGGCCGAAAAGTGGGACATTAGCGAAGATGGCAAAACCTACACTTTCCACCTGCGTAAAGGCGTGAAGTGGCACACCACTAAAGATTTCAAACCCACCCGCGATTTTAATGCGGATGACGTGATATTCACCTTTGAGCGTCAGCTTGATAAAAACAACAAATATCACGGCGTCTCTGGCGGTAACTACGAATACTTCGAAGGCATGGACATGCCCAACCTGATCAGTAAAGTTGAGAAGGTTGATGACTATACCGTGCGCTTTACGCTGACCCGTCAGGAAGCCCCGTTCCTGGCCGACCTTGGGATGGATTTCGCCTCTATTCTCTCGGCAGAATATGCTGACAAGATGATGCAGGCGGGTACGCCGGAAAAAGTTGACCTCAATCCGGTCGGCACTGGCCCGTTCCAGCTGCTGCAGTATCAAAAAGATTCACGCATCCTGTACAAAGCCAACGCCGAATACTGGGGCACTAAGCCGAAAATCGATCGTTTAGTGTTCTCTATCACGCCGGATGCCTCGGTGCGCTACGCCAAGCTGCAAAAAGGCGAGTGCCATGTCATGCCTTACCCGAACCCGGCGGATATCGCCCGCATGAAGCAGGATAAGAACATCAACCTGATGGAGCAGCCAGGTCTGAACGTCGGCTATCTCTCGTTTAACGTTGAGAAAAAGCCGCTGGATAACCTAAAAGTGCGTCAGGCGTTGACCATGGCGGTAAACAAAAACGCAATCATTGAGGCCGTTTATCAGGGTGCCGGTCAGCCAGCGAAAAACCTGATCCCGCCAACCATGTGGGGCTATAACGATGCGGTGCAGGATTACTCCTACGATCCGGTTAAAGCCAAAGCGCTGCTGAAAGAAGCAGGCATGGCCGATGGTTTCGCTATCGACCTGTGGGCGATGCCGGTACAGCGTCCTTACAACCCGAACGCGCGCCGTATGGCCGAAATGATCCAGTCCGACTGGGCGAAAATCGGCGTGAAAGCCAAAATCGTTACCTATGAGTGGGGCGAATATCTGAAGCGCGCCAAAGATGGTGAGCACCAGACGGTGATGATGGGCTGGACCGGCGACAACGGGGATCCAGATAACTTCTTCGCTACGCTGTTCAGCTGCGCTGCGGCAAAAGATGGTTCTAACTACTCGCGCTGGTGCGATAAGTCGTTTGAGGACCTGATTCAGCCAGCCCGCGCCACGGACGATCATGAAAAGCGTATTCAGCTTTACAAGCAGGCTCAGGTGGTAATGCACGATCAGGCGCCTGCGCTGATTATCGCCCACTCCACGGTCTATGAGCCGGTAAGTAAAAAAGTGTCCAACTATGTGGTGGATCCACTGGGCGGCCACTACTTCGTAAACGTCGATATCGCTGAATAA
- the dppB gene encoding dipeptide ABC transporter permease DppB, translating into MLQFIFRRLGLVIPTFIGITLLTFAFVHLIPGDPVLIMAGERGISPERHAQLMAQLGLDQPLWKQYLTYINGVLHGDLGISLKSRTPVWDEFVPRFKATLELGICAMLFAVAIGIPVGVLAAVKRGSIFDHTAVGISLTGYSMPIFWWGIMLIMLVSVQLDLTPVSGRLGDAVFLDDTQPLTGFVLIDTLIWGEPGDFHDAVMHMILPAIVLGTIPLAVIVRMTRSSMLEVLGEDYIRTARAKGLTRMRVIIVHALRNAMLPVVTVIGLQIGTLLAGAILTETIFSWPGLGRWLIEALQRRDYPVVQGGVLMVATLIILVNLLVDLLYGVVNPRIRHKK; encoded by the coding sequence ATGCTGCAGTTCATATTCCGACGTTTGGGTCTGGTGATCCCAACGTTTATCGGTATTACCTTGTTAACGTTCGCTTTTGTACACCTGATCCCCGGCGATCCGGTACTGATCATGGCCGGCGAACGCGGGATCTCCCCTGAACGTCACGCACAGCTTATGGCCCAACTGGGGCTGGATCAGCCACTGTGGAAACAATATCTCACCTACATTAACGGCGTGCTGCACGGCGACCTTGGCATCTCCCTGAAAAGCCGTACGCCGGTATGGGATGAATTTGTGCCGCGCTTCAAGGCTACGCTGGAGCTGGGCATTTGCGCCATGCTGTTTGCCGTCGCTATCGGTATCCCGGTTGGCGTGCTGGCAGCGGTAAAACGCGGCTCCATATTCGACCATACCGCTGTCGGCATCTCGCTGACCGGCTATTCGATGCCGATTTTTTGGTGGGGCATCATGCTGATTATGCTGGTCTCGGTGCAGCTTGACCTGACGCCGGTATCAGGACGATTAGGCGATGCGGTGTTCCTGGATGATACGCAGCCGCTGACCGGCTTTGTTCTGATCGATACGTTGATTTGGGGCGAGCCGGGCGATTTCCATGACGCGGTAATGCATATGATCCTGCCCGCTATCGTGCTGGGCACTATCCCGCTGGCAGTGATTGTACGCATGACTCGCTCATCAATGCTGGAAGTGCTGGGCGAAGATTATATTCGTACCGCCCGCGCCAAAGGGCTGACGCGGATGCGGGTAATTATTGTCCACGCGCTGCGCAACGCAATGCTGCCGGTGGTTACCGTTATCGGTCTGCAAATCGGTACGCTGCTGGCGGGCGCGATCCTGACCGAGACTATCTTCTCCTGGCCGGGCCTGGGACGCTGGCTAATTGAGGCCTTACAGCGCCGCGATTATCCGGTGGTTCAGGGCGGCGTACTGATGGTCGCCACGCTGATTATTCTGGTTAACCTGCTGGTTGATCTGCTTTATGGCGTGGTGAATCCGCGCATTCGACATAAAAAATAA